Proteins encoded in a region of the Paenibacillus sp. E222 genome:
- a CDS encoding YlmC/YmxH family sporulation protein, translated as MKVSTGEPVGSGMKISDFQTKDVINITDGKRLGQISDLELDLKQGRIEAIVVPGYSRFMGLFGGGTDLVIPWRNIVKIGSDVILVKMDEIKENNYDERDREARLYDEQNGRMDRVERIERLDRNQRRTI; from the coding sequence ATGAAAGTGAGTACAGGTGAACCAGTGGGTAGCGGGATGAAAATTTCGGATTTTCAAACCAAAGATGTAATTAACATTACGGATGGCAAACGTCTGGGTCAGATTAGCGATTTGGAGCTGGATCTGAAGCAGGGACGAATTGAGGCAATTGTTGTGCCAGGTTACAGTCGTTTTATGGGGCTGTTCGGCGGTGGAACGGATCTAGTCATCCCTTGGAGAAACATTGTGAAGATCGGTTCGGATGTGATTTTGGTTAAAATGGATGAAATAAAGGAAAATAACTACGATGAGCGTGACCGTGAAGCCCGCTTGTATGACGAACAGAACGGCCGGATGGACCGGGTGGAACGTATTGAACGGTTGGATCGGAACCAGCGCCGAACGATATAA
- the pgeF gene encoding peptidoglycan editing factor PgeF: MEPFILDKEIRSGSQNSNEGPDPLLLYVEPWKLQFKHMKAGFTTRQGGVGSTPYASLNCAYHVGDDPADVLNNRKLVAEKLGFPLESWTCGEQVHGKHVAVITAEDRGKGLLDRQSALQDTDGLVTNVPGVLLTSFYADCVPLYFYDPVQQAVGLAHAGWKGTVAGIAESMVEKMEQEYGSRRQDIHAAIGPSIGDCCYEVDEAVMQHVRVWLDHSSGNDEYKNSASNSVYRPAGNGKTMLNLKECNRHIMMKAGILPDHIECTTWCTSCNPELFFSYRKENGITGRMASWIGLEER; this comes from the coding sequence ATGGAACCGTTTATTTTGGATAAGGAAATACGGTCGGGAAGCCAGAACTCAAATGAGGGTCCTGACCCGTTGTTACTATATGTAGAGCCGTGGAAATTGCAGTTTAAGCATATGAAAGCCGGTTTTACGACAAGGCAGGGTGGTGTCGGAAGCACACCTTACGCCAGTCTCAACTGTGCCTATCATGTGGGTGATGATCCGGCTGACGTGCTGAATAATCGCAAACTTGTGGCTGAAAAGCTGGGTTTCCCTTTGGAATCCTGGACATGTGGAGAACAGGTACATGGTAAACATGTCGCTGTAATCACGGCTGAAGATCGGGGTAAAGGTTTGCTGGATCGACAGTCTGCGTTACAGGATACGGATGGGTTAGTCACTAATGTACCTGGTGTGCTGCTGACTTCCTTTTATGCAGATTGTGTACCCCTTTATTTCTATGACCCCGTACAACAAGCGGTGGGGCTTGCTCATGCCGGATGGAAAGGTACAGTTGCTGGTATAGCCGAATCGATGGTCGAAAAGATGGAGCAGGAATATGGAAGTCGCAGACAGGATATCCATGCTGCAATAGGTCCCTCCATTGGGGATTGCTGTTATGAAGTGGATGAAGCGGTTATGCAGCATGTACGGGTTTGGCTGGACCACTCCTCGGGTAATGATGAATACAAGAACTCTGCATCTAATTCAGTATATCGACCTGCCGGAAATGGCAAAACGATGTTAAACTTGAAAGAATGCAATCGACACATTATGATGAAAGCAGGAATATTGCCGGATCATATCGAATGTACAACTTGGTGTACAAGCTGCAATCCCGAGCTATTTTTCTCTTATCGTAAAGAAAATGGCATTACCGGGAGAATGGCGAGCTGGATTGGGCTGGAAGAGAGGTGA